GGTAAGCATTTGCCATGCCAATACTTACAAAATGGGCAAATGATAGTGCAGTATGCAAGCCCTACTTGTGTGTTAAGGAGAGTCTTCATTACCTAGTAATTCCTCGTTCCATCTCTCTTGTATGCATGCAATCTTACTCATGTGACATTCATACAAATATTTGTTTATGCGtttttaataaagaaagaacTTTTTACTTggattttctcaaaatattatatctcgaatttctattaactttttttaagaAGGATGTAGTATATTTTATAGGGGAGTGTGTccatcatgaccccaagccgaaaTTGAACATTATCTTGATAAAGCTCATTTGATCGCTTATAGGAGCGTGCAATGATGGAGTGACATCCTTTGGGTTGAAGTTGGGCATCTGCGTCGATGGACTTAAATGAGATAGTAATACTTTCGTACTGTAGTTGTTGTCTCTTTGCTGGTTGAGGTCAAAGAATGCCATGGTCAAGGATGAGGACTCGAAGCCAAGAGTTGCTTGTAATGAAGATCCACATGCTGTTGTTACCCATTGTATGACCAAGAGAACTAGGGTGTGTGCACATTAGTATAGGGAGGGACCGTGGAGCATACTTTAAAAATGAGTGTTTTAAAGTCGAAAGCCCTTACAAGAAATTTGTGGATAAATTCTCGAATTTATGGAACTTTGGACTTATAATTGAGCTCGAGATGCTCGTATGGTTAAACTATGTTAAAACGGTATTACTTAAGGTTTTAATGCTGGTATTAACTTTGATGCTTgctttttcaaatttgtaaaAACTTATGAgttatgaatattattattcGATTTCCTCGCcttgttcaaattttaaaagtgCATATGTGATATTTCTTTCCACTCTCGGGATTGCAATCCCCGACATGAATTTTGGTTTGGTTCCTTTCTTCGGTAAGTAGATCTCGTTGCCTAGGGTCTTGAGTATTATTtatcaaacatattttattatcatattttatttcataactATCAGTATGGTCCTTATttagatttttcaaaatcttaccTTGGTGGTCTCACTAcgattttaatttttggaatcGACTTTAATGCAGATATAGGTGATGAGGACGAGTATGAACAAGCTCATCATGAGAAATGAGGCGAGGGCCTGTCCCTATTTTCAGTTAGACTCTATAGATATGTATTTGTTCAAGTTTTAAAGACTTGGTGAAAGATTTATGGGATGTAATAGTTTAGCCAACTTGGAGACTTATGATGGGTTTTCATGActtatgaatatttatgaagttGAGTTTGATATTATTAAATTCTCTTATACtcacatttataaatttatctatacctcctttttctttttgctgccAAAATTTTTATACTCACGTGTGCTAAGCATACAAGCACGCAttctattttatcatttttctttattattatttacaaatcatttcactgTTATTACAGAATGTTCAAGCATCGGATGTTATTTATATCAAGTTTGTATCGAAttcataattacaaaatataggCGTCGTATACTATTTATAATGGAAATGGGCGATGCTTACTATTTATGTGggtctcatatatatttatttttttaacaagagTATGCATGcttgttgtattattttatttcactattatttataaattattttactataattTCTTAAATTGTTATATCATTTCTAACACCGGTAATTTTACTTTCCCATCATGTTTGTTAAAAACGTGAATCTCAAAGAGAGAATTAAATAGTTTGTAGTCTTGACTTCCGACCATTGCAAATGCACGTGTGACCAAtctttcatgtattttgttaaCTTTAAAGAAGCAGGAGTTGCCTCCCTTTCTTTGCCTGTTTACCCTggcttgatttttttatttgttaatttctACATTGAATTTGTAGGTAgagcaactctctctctctctgtgaaaaTCATTAGTCAAGTCAAGACGATTCTATTCTTattcttataataataataataataataatatttaatagcGGTAGAATATGTTCATTTTATGGCTCTTCAGGGGAATCCGAATAACTTTgtagaaataatatatatatatatataatattttaattaaaaaaataattttataaattaatgcgacttgatataatttattaaattattaaattatttttattataaaataaatttaataaatcaaatcatattaatttataaaattattttatataattttttttataaatgtaacagtattatatatatatttatgattctTGTAATTAATTCTATATATGATTCTTAATTAATTCTATATATGATTCTTAAAATTAATTCCCAACATAATTAAtatctcattattttatttgtttttattaccTCTCTCCCCCTGTCGCAGGTCTCTGCATACGATAAGTATCCGTGCAAACCCGCTAACTttactctctcttcctctctccgtCACTCTAATCGCAGGAACTTCGGGCGCAGAGAGACTCCGACTCACATCTCCTTCGATTCGTCTTCGTCTTGGTTTATGAGGTACCTTCCTCCCACCCTCTCCGTCTAGGCTGTCTGATTTGCTGCCTGTTTTCGTCACGGATCTGATTCTCTATGTATGAGATTCGAACTCTAAATGGTGTTTTCTGGCCtactctttgttttattttatttaatttatttatagaattCTTTATGTTTTGGTTCATGACGTTCTTGGTGGGTTTGCTTGCTTTGGGTTGTTGTTGAATTGCTCGATCTTGTAGGCTTTCCTGTTGAATTATTCTATATTATAAGTTTTTGGCCCTTGATAGGGATTAAAATTCTATGAAGGATTTCGtgtttattaacttttttcaagaaatataaaatatgatagaattatgtatttatattttcgGGTTTGCATTGGGTTTTTCCCTTTGATATGGATCTTGATAAAGAAATATACTTTGGATGTGAATTACAGTTGAAACTTGATGGGAtgggatttattttattttattttttatgggtttCTTGATTTCCAGAATGTGCAGGGGGTGGAGTTGGGCTTATTTATCTtttccaccttttttttttttttttttttttttttttatgggaaatAAGATTTCTTTATACTTCTATCTATCGTTATGTTGAGACGGATTTGATATTCCTTACCTCGAAACTCCATCTTTGTTACATCAGTTATGATTCATTTTACTTGCGGAAAAAAGTTACGATATAATATTTGCTGCAAGATCCTTTCGTTTTTTTCATCTTAAGGTTATAGCTCAAAATCACTGATTAATGTCTTTTGGCTCCGTTTCTGCAGCTCGAAGGAGAAGCCCACTCTTGGGTAAGATGTCTTCTCTGTTTTACGCTCTGTGTTAGCTGGtctatttttttgatattttggaattttatctaattaatgaaatagtgtttttaattttgttcctTTCATTAATTGATGAATAGATAATTAGAAATGGTAACAATATGTTAAACTTAATTTTATACTTTCTTGGTTTGGTGGAAGGAGAAATTATACGGACAAATACTCCTGGCCAACTTGTTGTGTTAGGCTCAATCATATTGGGATCTACATTTCTTTGGTCCTCGATGAAATTATGTCCATTTATGTCAAGAAGCCACTGGAAGACATGGCTACACTATTTTCTATTACAATCGTTGGAACCTTTACATTTTATAAATCATGTTCAGTTTTTCATGTATCTTTTCAATGATCTAAGATAGCATTGTGTTAAATGATTAATTGTTACCAAGCTACCTTGAAGTTATCACATGCTACTATGATGCTTCATTGCCTTTACTCTGTACTTTTCTATTTTAGAGGTTTCTTCCCTATCGTcgtattttgatttttgtttttcttatagaaGATGAATGAAACTAGAATCTTACCATCGTGGATAATGAAATCTACTTTATGTGGGAATCGAATTTAGTGATTTTCATCatgttcttttgttttctctacTGGTTAGGTTGGTGGATAGGATGCATACATTTGTGAATTCCCTCCAAtcattgtatttttaaaaagactaaTTGTAGCGTTATCCATTGAAAATGGCACAAATATCCCATTGTGCTCAATTCATCTGATTTTTAAAGAAGTGATACCTGATGTTGTTTTTagggatgcatttgatgtgcTTATggtaacttaaaaaaaaaaaagtgcttgTGCATCATGGATATTCCATATTTGTGGGTAGTCTTGCCTTCCATAACATCATTGTTATTAATTAGTATTACAATAGCTACTACTACTACAGCAACCAGAAAGTTTTTAGCTTCAACCTCATTCTCATTTAGTTTTATTGATCCTCATGTCCAGTGGTACGCGGATTAAGACCCGCAAACGGAACATCGCAGCGCCTCTGGACCCTGCAGCATTTGCGGATGCAGTGGTCCAGATTTATTTGGATAATGCTGGTGATTTGGTAATTGTTACCCATGCATAATCTTAATAACTACAAATGTGCATGTGTGCACTGTGtccattttttattgttgtatgTGACCATATCTTTTACTTGCAGGAACTTGTTGCCAAGACTATTGAGTCTTCAGATCTTAACTTCTCAAGATACGGTGACACCTTTATTGAGGCATGCTTCTTGATCCtttagatattattttatatcctctgacaaaaaaaggaaaaaaaaccaatCATTATGAGTTTCACTGGATCTTCACATGTAAAGAATGGCAATCCTGGGCTAAGATCGAGGGAAATATATTCATAGCATTTGTTTATCAAGTGTTTTATGGCATGATGCTTCAATATAGTGGATGACTcatcaaataatcaaatttacATGTGGATCAGGTCAGTCATAACAAAactgaaaagacaaaaaataaaacaaaaaggaaaacctGGTCCTTTTTGTTGATATCAGTCTAACATTTGATATACTTCAAGAAATATCAAATTTATCATTTAGTCCCAACTCCATTATTTAGCTTGGTATGAAATTAGTTTTTCTCATGTGATATTTCCTTTAAGATTCACCAATTATCTCTTAAACCATTTATCTAtgtatctgttacacaatactTGTACGTGTGATCAAGGCAGAAAATGCATCACATTTgttattttactctttttttattttatcggtaaacaatattttattgatcataagaataggcaagagccAAAGTATATGGGACATGTACTAGAGCAACACataagtgtgctagtttaatGCAGTATTGTTATTTTACTCTTACATATATTTTATGGGAAATTTAAGTTATGTTTAACTTTCTGGATTTCGTATAAGTCGTATTACTTGATTACTGCAGGTTGTTTTCACAGGAGGGCGTACGCAACCTGGAACTACCAAACCTGATGAGGGGGAGCGTCATCCTTACTCTATAATAGACTGTGATGCTAAACGTGAAGCTATCTTACCTTCTGTGATCTACATACAGAAAATTTTAAGGCGGAGGccatttctcataaaaaatcttgaaaatgtCATGCGAAGATTCCTGCAGTCCTTGGAGCTTTTTGAGGAGAATGAGACGAAGAAGCTGGCAATTTTCACAGCACTTGCTTTCTCTCAGAAGCTATCAGGTCTTCCACCAGAGACTGTGTTCCAGCCACTGCTTAAGGATAACCTTGTGGCCAAAGGGctagttcttttatttataacagATTTCTTTAAGGAATATCTGATTGATAATAGCCTTGATGATTTGATTTCTATACTGAAGCGGGGTAAAGTGGAAGAAAATCTTCTGAACTTTTTCCCATCTGCAAAGCGATCTCCTGAGGTTTTCTCAGAGCATTTTACGTAAGTTTGTAGTTTGTACTATTAGATTGTGGAAATGTTGTTACAGAtgcttttttaaaattctttcctcctctctctctctctctcttcctaatTCCAGATCCACCATTATATGTTTCTTGTGTGGACCTGCCTTTATATTTACCAAATGCATTCTGCTCAATTCTATAGAAAAGAAATGTTTAGTAGCTTGAtggaatatttcttttatattctGCCTTGTTGTATTTCGATGAGTTCACATGACATCTTTTTTCTCCtcattgttttattgtttttaatttcatcACTGTTTTGTCCTTGACAGATAATTTGGAACTAATCTATGTTTATTATTGCCAATGTTTCAGCAAAGAAGGGCTGGTAGCCTTGGTGGAATATAACgacaagaaaatatttgaggtGAAACTTAAGGAAATGAAATCTGCTTTAACAACCCAGTTAACGGAGGAGGTTGATATGTCTGAAGTCATAGAAACAGTGAAGCAGCGTGTTAAAGATGCTAAATTGCCAGACATTGAGGTTGTGAGGATTCTGTGGGATGTCATAATGGATGCTGTTCAGTGGTCTGGAAAGAATCAGCAACAAAATGCTAATTCTGCTTTACGCCAGGTATGCTTGGGCCTGTACTTGTTTTGTGCTCTTTTTGGAACATGCATGTTGAATGTTGTACATGTTGGTTGTGTGTGTCgcatattcatatatattttggtgatgtggaACCTCGCCTAGGTAGGGCTCTTCTGACTCACTTGTGGAGAGTAAACCTTGGATACACAACCTCGCTGACCAGAACTGTGTATGGTAATCCAAGGAAACACCTAGTAAGGAATTGAACCCAGAATCTTTGAGTATGCACCCCATCCCAATTGAGCAATTTGAGCAAGTTGAATCTTTTGTTTTCTGGTtgggttatttttttgttttcgggGTGGCAGGTGGCAATTAAATACAGTTTTGTAATTTGCCAAACTGGATGTAGAAGAATAATTTACTACTTTTAAATCTAAAGAAGTTGGCTCTGTGTGCACACTCGTGCGcatgggtgagagagagagagagagaacaggtGGGACCATTGATCCCCCGTGGCTTGTTGAGtagttttgtttgtttacaGCTCTAAGCAAAGACTCTAATCCTCTTTGGATTTTCAGcattgttgcttctaaattCGGAAACTGAGTTTTGAAAGTTAGATTACCAGGTTGGCtaaagtggtaaaggccttgggcttgggggtatgttCCCTCTAGGTTTAAGAGGCCATCAGACCGGgggattttccccttgaattgCTCAATGTGCACTTGCAGAaaactccttgccaagggcctgtgcacccctgggattagtcgggacgctgttcttggacacccggtgctgataaaaaaaaattagatgacCAAAAGATGGTTCTGATGGTAAATGTGAATCTTTTATGATAGCAGAATATGGGTTGCTCTTGGCTTGCTTTGCCACTATTGCCATGttctt
This genomic window from Carya illinoinensis cultivar Pawnee chromosome 7, C.illinoinensisPawnee_v1, whole genome shotgun sequence contains:
- the LOC122316005 gene encoding basic leucine zipper and W2 domain-containing protein 2-like, whose translation is MSSKEKPTLGGTRIKTRKRNIAAPLDPAAFADAVVQIYLDNAGDLELVAKTIESSDLNFSRYGDTFIEVVFTGGRTQPGTTKPDEGERHPYSIIDCDAKREAILPSVIYIQKILRRRPFLIKNLENVMRRFLQSLELFEENETKKLAIFTALAFSQKLSGLPPETVFQPLLKDNLVAKGLVLLFITDFFKEYLIDNSLDDLISILKRGKVEENLLNFFPSAKRSPEVFSEHFTKEGLVALVEYNDKKIFEVKLKEMKSALTTQLTEEVDMSEVIETVKQRVKDAKLPDIEVVRILWDVIMDAVQWSGKNQQQNANSALRQVKTWAKLLNTFCTNGKLELELMYKVQMQCYEDAKLMKLFPEIVRSLYDQNVLAEDTILHWFRKGTNQKGRQTFVKALESFVNWLEEAEEEE